In Scomber scombrus chromosome 17, fScoSco1.1, whole genome shotgun sequence, the following proteins share a genomic window:
- the LOC133997388 gene encoding trace amine-associated receptor 1-like has translation MRVSQRQVQDAGTVQRSFAVDLHSMKLESTVYRINVDDVHLCYEIDNVSYILTSNPSTMCVLFYVFCSLLSVVTICGNLLVIISIIYFKQLHTSTNYLILSLAVVDMLVGALVFPLSMTISFSLCLYSGGLFCKLRDGFEITLTASSILNLCCISIDRYHAVCQPLTYRIKINDRVIVIMILGIWGASVVTAVVFVMVGSNQHICKEKCLIDVTLAIINGTLGIIVTFYLPLIVMLFIYLKIFLVAWRQARSIQATKSGTSVSKMETKATRTLAIVMGVFTICWTPFFSYMIFNYFGYNSFSVPVTEAIMWLALSNSMLNPFIYGFFYSWFRLAFKIIISGKILQGDFANSKLH, from the exons atgagagtgagtcagagacAGGTGCAGGATGCAGGGACAGTGCAGAGATCCTTTGCTGTG GATCTTCATAGTATGAAACTTGAATCTACTGTCTACAGGATTAATGTTGATGATGTACATCTCTGCTATGAAATAGATAATGTTTCTTACATACTGACCAGCAACCCTTCcacaatgtgtgttttgttctaTGTTTTCTGCAGCTTATTATCAGTTGTCACAATATGTGGAAACCTTCTTGTAATAATCTCCATCATTTACTTCAAACAGCTACACACATCGACTAACTacctcatcctctctctggcTGTGGTGGACATGCTTGTCGGTGCTTTAGTCTTTCCTCTCAGCATGACAATTTCCTTTAGCTTGTGTTTGTACAGTGGAGGTTTATTTTGTAAGCTACGAGACGGATTTGAGATAACACTGACCGCATCTTCCATTCTGAATTTATGTTGTATTTCTATTGACAGATATCATGCAGTGTGTCAGCCTCTGACATACAGAATTAAGATAAATGATCGTGTTATCGTGATTATGATTTTGGGGATCTGGGGTGCTTCTGTTGTTACTGCAGTTGTCTTTGTAATGGTAGGATCAAATCAACATATAtgcaaagaaaaatgtttaattgatgTCACACTGGCAATCATCAATGGCACACTGGGAattattgtaacattttaccTACCACTAATCGTTATGTTGTTTATCTACTTAAAGATTTTCCTTGTTGCATGGAGACAGGCACGCAGCATCCAGGCCACAAAGTCTGGAACTTCTGTCAGTAAGATGGAGACAAAGGCCACAAGAACTCTGGCAATTGTTATGGGAGTTTTTACAATCTGTTGGACTCCTTTCTTTAGTTACatgatatttaattattttggttataattcattttctgttcctGTGACTGAAGCAATTATGTGGCTCGCATTGTCAAATTCAATGCTTAATCCTTTCATCTATGGTTTCTTTTACAGCTGGTTCCGATTGGCATTCAAAATAATCATTTCGGGAAAAATATTGCAAGGAGATTTTGCTAACTCAAAACTGCATTAA
- the LOC133997390 gene encoding adhesion G protein-coupled receptor F5-like, with protein sequence MALLKAVGFMIVLLAVYYSLEKQGYTESLNVFFETDFVIEVTVSLSDPDQLKTVLDTFTLPIQISGSSVITNIKTTTVCSPDVAGYQCRCEENFAWSYDNCISQQPCDAIIGNTCGCIKSLPDDGQYCQLNTSQPEPVEYDLSLELRIPVASVPSNFIDLFRNFLINLDYPQLITKSLSVTSVNFTTGCYPNSTGGLLCQCEEQYGWSCDQCNTYGTCSNTTSATCSCINSIPSNKQFCQPLTSITPCPTPTAMSTPMTTTPMPTTPMTTTQMPTTPMPTTPMTTTPMPTTPMTTTPMPTTPMTTTPMPTTPMTTTPMPTTPMTTTPMPTTPMTTTPMPTTPMTTTPMPTTPMTTTPMPTTPMTTTPMTTTPAPVTMTTTPLITTPPIMTTTPMDTTTTTTEGTEPLTFEPTTVFSGENVIVTCGRQVENLNLDSLTAEWTRDGIKIIEDSLHTFSINNGEAKLTVSKAFDTDSGVYECELKQGLAAFRQKSNRQFTIQETPLIQVSPITSTIECSVGKVVSVQCSVQSTYTVEIIGTTAAAFDCRNDPVFGNGTDGDVAEVPCKPDEAGEQTAVCSGTEGKWVNQQSNCILKAVQDLLDQSEDLTSQSLPGFLERLSGVTLNSTTAVVESANNINAIVQILDNVAAVSSSSQITVSKNSMQDVLFAVGVLTTDEARSSWDNLNNNETSPVTRSGVESASSTLLRSVETITNSLTNDSFTINTPFILLNKTAITGTFNEDFDSAVVVDIPDGGSNNITVITFASMDNVLPPRVENNSTIKFINGRVVLLQSSNTINNVSFTFDITNDTLGKPQCVFWNFSLFDGLGGWDDEGCELVSNVNETVTCNCNHLTSFSILMSPNSPDDPVLDIISYIGVGISMASLVICLIIEAVIWRKIRRNNTSYLRHVSIVNIAVSLLIANIWFIIGAAISDADTENPPACTAATFFIHLFYLALFFWMLASGLLLLYRTVNVFDHGLTKKSMLAIGFSLGYGAPLIIATITIAVTASKDEYIRGEGVCWLNWDESRALLAFVIPALLIVVINLLILIVVIYKMLRRRAVSTQADDRHVLLVIIRSLAVLTPFFGITWGLGVGILTNPNNRGIHISFAFFNSLQGFFILVFGTLLDKKVRSELAPKSASSSATKTTSAGNSSSSGLGFFRNLRRGGRDIQDLLADFGHRSYSVNAV encoded by the exons ATGGCGTTACTAAAGGCAGTAGGGTTCATGATTGTCCTTCTGGCTGTGTACTACAGTCTGGAAAAGCAGGGATACACAGAGTCACTGAATGTGTTCTTTGAG ACTGACTTTGTAATCGAAGTTACTGTATCTCTCTCTGACCCTGACCAACTCAAAACGGTTTTGGACACATTCACTCTTCCAATACAAATCAGTGGCTCATCTGTAATAACCAACATTAAGACCACAACAG TGTGTTCACCAGATGTGGCCGGATACCAGTGCAGATGTGAGGAGAACTTTGCTTGGTCATATGACAACTGCATTAGCCAGCAACCCTGTGATGCCATCATTGGTAACACATGTGGATGCATTAAGAGCCTTCCAGACGATGGCCAGTACTGTCAGCTAAACACCAGTCAACCAG AACCTGTGGAATATGATTTATCCCTTGAGTTGCGCATCCCAGTCGCCAGTGTGCCATCAAATTTCATTGATCTGTTCAGGAACTTCCTAATAAATTTGGACTATCCACAACTCATCACCAAGTCTTTAAGTGTAACAAGCGTAAATTTTACCACAG GCTGCTATCCAAACTCCACCGGAGGACTGTTATGTCAGTGTGAGGAGCAGTACGGTTGGTCATGTGACCAGTGTAACACCTACGGCACATGCAGCAATACCACCAGTGCAACCTGTAGCTGCATAAATAGCATTCCTTCTAATAAACAGTTCTGTCAACCACTCACAA GTATCACGCCATGTCCAACACCTACTG CAATGTCCACACCAATGACAACAACACCAATGCCAACAACACCGatgacaacaacacaaatgCCAACAACACCAATGCCAACAACACCGATGACGACAACACCAATGCCAACAACACCGATGACGACAACACCAATGCCAACAACACCGATGACGACAACACCAATGCCAACAACACCGATGACAACAACACCAATGCCAACAACACCGATGACGACAACACCAATGCCAACAACACCGATGACGACAACACCAATGCCAACAACACCGATGACGACAACACCAATGCCAACAACACCGATGACGACAACACCAATGCCAACAACACCGATGACGACAACACCAATGACAACAACACCAGCGCCAGTAACCATGACAACGACGCCATTGATAACAACACCGCCAATTATGACAACAACGCCAAtggacacaacaacaacaacaacagagg gcaCAGAGCCCTTAACGTTTGAACCAACTACAGTATTTTCTGGGGAGAATGTGATTGTGACGTGCGGCCGTCAAGTAGAGAATCTCAATCTTGACAGTTTGACTGCAGAGTGGACACGTGACGGCATCAAAATAATCGAAGATTCTTTACATACCTTTTCAATTAATAATGGAGAGGCCAAACTAACTGTGTCAAAAGCCTTTGACACTGACAGTG gagtttatgaatgtgaactgAAACAAGGCCTAGCGGCTTTCCGACAGAAATCCAACAGACAATTTACTATCCAAGAGACACCCTTGATCCAAGTGTCGCCGATCACAAGCACTATTGAGTGTTCGGTTGGGAAAGTGGTGTCAGTGCAGTGCTCTGTCCAAAGCACCTACACGGTTGAGATTATAGGCACAACTGCAGCAG CCTTTGATTGTCGCAATGATCCAGTCTTTGGCAATGGAACTGATGGTGACGTGGCTGAAGTTCCCTGCAAGCCAGATGAAGCGGGAGAACAGACAGCCGTTTGTAGTGGAACTGAGGGTAAATGGGTCAATCAACAAAGCAACTGCATCCTAAAGGCAGTTCAGGATCTGCTCGATCAGTCTGAG GACTTGACTAGCCAGTCACTGCCAGGATTCTTGGAGCGACTTAGCGGTGTTACTCTCAACTCCACAACGGCTGTAGTTGAATCTGCCAATAACATTAATGCCATTGTTCAAATACTAGACAATGTAGCAGcagtgtcatcatcatcacaaatCACAGTATCTAAAAACTCAATGCAG GATGTCCTATTTGCTGTTGGTGTCCTCACCACAGATGAGGCAAGGAGTTCATGGGACAATCTAAACAATAACGAAACCAGTCCAGTAACAAGAAGTGGAGTTGAAAGTGCCAGCTCAACATTATTGCGTTCTGTTGAGACCATAACAAACTCCCTTACCAATGACTCTTTTACCATTAACACACCCTTTATTCTCTTGAACAAAACTGCAATTACAGGGACTTTCAATGAAGACTTTGATTCTGCAGTGGTGGTAGACATACCTGATGGTGGAAGCAATAATATCACAGTCATAACATTTGCCTCAATGGATAACGTACTCCCTCCAAGAGTTGAAAACAATTCAACCATCAAATTCATCAATGGGAGAGTGGTTCTTCTTCAGTCCAGTAACACCATCAATAATGTATCATTCACATTCGATATTACAAATGACACTCTGGGAAAACCTCAGTGTGTCTTCTGGAACTTCAGTCTCTTCGATGGTCTCGGAGGATGGGACGATGAGGGCTGCGAGTTGGTATCCAATGTTAACGAAACTGTCACCTGCAACTGCAACCATCTGACCTCGTTCTCAATCCTAATGTCACCCAACAGTCCAGATGACCCTGTGTTAGATATTATATCCTACATTGGCGTTGGCATATCCATGGCTTCCTTGGTCATATGCCTCATCATTGAAGCTGTCATATGGAGAAAAATAAGAAGGAACAACACATCGTACTTACGCCATGTTTCTATTGTTAACATTGCAGTGTCTCTCCTGATTGCAAATATTTGGTTTATTATTGGGGCTGCCATTTCAGATGCAGACACAGAAAACCCACCAGCATGCACTGCAGCTACATTTTTTATCCACCTTTTCTACTTAGCCCTGTTCTTCTGGATGTTAGCCTCAGGTCTCCTGTTGCTTTACCGCACAGTCAATGTCTTTGACCACGGTTTGACTAAAAAGTCTATGTTGGCTATTGGATTCTCTCTAGGCTATGGGGCACCCTTAATTATTGCAACTATAACTATAGCTGTAACAGCATCCAAAGATGAATACATCAGAGGAGAAGGGGTCTGCTGGCTCAACTGGGACGAGTCCAGAGCTCTGCTGGCGTTTGTGATCCCTGCGCTGCTAATAGTAGTGATAAACCTCCTGATCTTGATCGTGGTGATTTACAAAATGTTGAGGAGAAGGGCAGTTTCTACACAAGCAGATGACAGGCACGTTCTACTGGTCATTATTAGGAGTTTGGCTGTCCTCACACCATTTTTTGGAATAACTTGGGGACTGGGAGTCGGAATCTTGACAAACCCAAACAACAGAGGAATCCATATATCATTTGCATTCTTCAATTCGCTGCAG GGTTTCTTCATATTGGTTTTTGGAACGCTGCTGGACAAAAAG GTGCGGTCAGAACTTGCACCCAAGTCAGCAAGTTCCAGTGCAACAAAG ACCACCAGTGCTGGAAACTCATCATCAAGTGGATTGGGTTTTTTCCGGAACttgagaagaggaggaagag ACATTCAAGACCTGTTAGCAGACTTTGGTCATCGCAGTTACTCTGTCAATGCAGTCTGA